From the genome of Triticum aestivum cultivar Chinese Spring chromosome 3B, IWGSC CS RefSeq v2.1, whole genome shotgun sequence, one region includes:
- the LOC123066419 gene encoding putative glutaredoxin-C2 — MAERVMRLASQRAVVIFGASNCCMCHAVKTLFTEMGVSWTVHELDKDPRGKDVERALAGMVGQNPPVPAVFIGGALVGPIDKVMSLHLGGQLVPLLRQAGALWL, encoded by the coding sequence ATGGCGGAGAGGGTGATGAGGCTGGCGTCGCAGCGCGCCGTGGTGATCTTCGGGGCGAGCAACTGCTGCATGTGCCACGCGGTGAAGACGCTCTTCACCGAGATGGGCGTGAGCTGGACGGTGCACGAGCTGGACAAGGACCCCCGCGGGAAGGACGTCGAGAGGGCGCTCGCCGGCATGGTTGGCCAGAACCCACCTGTGCCGGCCGTCTTCATCGGCGGCGCGCTCGTTGGCCCCATCGACAAGGTCATGTCGCTGCACCTCGGCGGCCAGCTGGTGCCGCTCCTCCGCCAAGCCGGTGCCCTCTGGCTCTGA